One Parasphingorhabdus cellanae genomic region harbors:
- a CDS encoding FAD-binding domain-containing protein, whose translation MTQHQPTRAAALSRLANFTANMGHNYAHKRNFDYGADADIEQDKWRDNVSKLSPYIRHKLLTEQELIAAAIKAHGATGADKFVSEVLWRGYFKGWLEQRPEVWADYVTSRDAAFKQLKAQGGLRKIYEQATEGRTGIDAFDHWAKELVETGYLHNHARMWFASVWIFTLKLPWQLGADFFLQHLLDGDAASNTLSWRWVGGLHTKGKTYLATKENIAQFTDGRFAPTGLAAEAIPLEEDKNYKLRPLKIPPAPPAASAFALLVHEEDCHPESLILPQKPSLILGVSGPDGKSPKGVSEKVSAFSNGAVSDAVTRAAAHFDCDSVMWNKGEKLRDVLANAKLERLLSPWLPVGALKDAIGKEINGNNVRWIIRDYDAAIWPLATKGFFPVKKKAPDALRGIGMEL comes from the coding sequence ATGACACAACACCAACCAACAAGAGCCGCCGCTTTATCGCGGCTTGCCAATTTTACCGCCAATATGGGTCATAATTACGCGCATAAACGCAATTTTGACTATGGCGCGGATGCTGATATCGAACAGGATAAATGGCGTGATAATGTTTCGAAGCTATCGCCTTATATCCGGCACAAACTGCTTACCGAACAGGAATTGATAGCGGCGGCGATCAAGGCCCATGGTGCGACGGGTGCCGATAAATTTGTCTCGGAAGTGCTCTGGCGTGGCTATTTTAAAGGCTGGCTGGAACAGCGGCCGGAAGTTTGGGCCGACTATGTCACGAGCCGGGATGCCGCATTCAAACAGCTGAAAGCGCAGGGCGGTCTTCGCAAGATTTACGAGCAGGCGACCGAGGGGCGGACCGGTATCGACGCGTTTGATCACTGGGCGAAAGAGCTGGTCGAAACCGGTTATCTCCATAACCATGCGCGCATGTGGTTTGCTAGTGTCTGGATTTTTACGCTGAAGCTGCCTTGGCAACTGGGCGCAGATTTTTTCCTCCAGCATTTGTTGGACGGCGACGCGGCATCTAATACCTTGTCATGGCGCTGGGTTGGCGGATTGCACACCAAGGGTAAAACCTATCTCGCGACCAAAGAGAATATCGCGCAATTTACCGATGGGCGTTTTGCGCCGACAGGCTTGGCCGCCGAAGCGATCCCGCTGGAAGAAGACAAAAATTACAAGTTGCGGCCGCTCAAAATACCACCTGCACCGCCTGCCGCCTCGGCCTTTGCGCTTTTGGTGCATGAAGAGGATTGCCATCCCGAGAGCCTCATATTGCCGCAAAAACCATCGCTGATCCTTGGTGTGAGTGGACCAGATGGCAAGAGCCCCAAGGGTGTTTCGGAAAAGGTCAGTGCATTTTCAAACGGAGCCGTTAGCGATGCTGTGACCCGTGCTGCAGCGCATTTTGATTGCGATAGCGTGATGTGGAACAAGGGCGAGAAACTGAGGGATGTATTGGCCAATGCAAAGCTGGAACGGCTATTGTCGCCATGGCTGCCGGTAGGAGCGCTGAAAGATGCCATTGGCAAGGAAATCAACGGAAATAACGTCCGGTGGATAATCCGCGATTATGATGCCGCGATCTGGCCCTTGGCCACAAAAGGGTTCTTCCCGGTCAAGAAAAAGGCGCCAGACGCACTGCGCGGCATAGGAATGGAGCTATAA
- a CDS encoding DNA-3-methyladenine glycosylase I — MTVIGTDGKHRCFGGQAGKEFYGVYHDEEWAVPEHDDQTLFENLILEGAQAGLSWETVLRKRDGYRRAFHGFDIARVAAMTDDELEALREDEGIIRNRLKIYSTRKNALVFLDIQKEFGSFDNWLWAHVDGTPIVNRPKNGSEMLATSPISDAISKDLKKRGMSFVGSTIIYAYMQAIGMVDDHMADCWQA, encoded by the coding sequence ATGACAGTAATCGGCACAGACGGAAAACATCGCTGTTTCGGCGGACAAGCAGGCAAAGAATTTTACGGCGTCTATCATGACGAGGAATGGGCGGTTCCCGAACATGATGATCAAACACTGTTCGAAAACCTGATATTGGAAGGCGCGCAAGCGGGCCTTAGCTGGGAAACCGTGCTGCGGAAACGGGATGGTTATCGCCGTGCTTTTCACGGTTTTGATATCGCCCGCGTGGCGGCGATGACCGATGATGAGCTGGAGGCGCTGCGTGAGGATGAAGGGATTATCCGAAACCGGCTGAAAATCTATTCCACCCGCAAAAACGCTTTGGTCTTTCTGGATATACAAAAGGAATTTGGTAGCTTTGACAATTGGCTATGGGCGCATGTCGACGGCACGCCGATAGTCAATCGGCCTAAGAACGGTTCCGAAATGCTGGCCACATCCCCGATTAGCGACGCTATCTCGAAAGACCTGAAAAAGCGCGGGATGAGCTTCGTCGGCAGCACGATCATCTACGCCTATATGCAGGCGATTGGCATGGTCGATGATCATATGGCAGATTGTTGGCAGGCTTGA
- a CDS encoding methyltransferase family protein codes for MSARKSEVHDPRPPSAVSAGVGVAGLFGLVSWILIARQYGMDGPYSALVACAACGVPMVIWSLLYDKVHLRASTGIDWKNPKPLKQTFDISVAKLAGLWGTWAIIALVYCVGRWYWTGQYQFSMDMMEAAAPFLLGLSIPYVMWMDRRFVEPRDGAWHFGQFLMGAGSKERGGEYDREQIYHHLRAWAVKGFFLAFMISIVPGGFGDIVRLDLAQVMGNPVAIAHWLIIAMFVVDVQFATVGYLLTMKPLDAHIRTANPYLAGWVAALICYPPFILMDGPLNYHVNTADWAFWLEGHDILLAIWGGILVILTAIYAWATVAFGLRFSNLTHRGILTNGPYRFTKHPAYVAKNLYWWLATMPFLVTSSSFTDMVRNTVIIAAVSGVYYWRAKTEEKHLLNDPAYKEYAEWMDRNAPIPRAINWLKVKIGWWPPAEKPDQEIQPAE; via the coding sequence ATGTCTGCACGCAAATCAGAGGTCCACGATCCGCGTCCGCCGTCGGCGGTGTCGGCTGGCGTGGGTGTAGCAGGTCTGTTTGGTTTGGTGTCCTGGATATTGATTGCGCGGCAATATGGCATGGACGGCCCTTATTCGGCGCTGGTCGCTTGCGCGGCTTGCGGAGTTCCGATGGTGATCTGGTCATTATTATATGACAAGGTGCATTTGCGCGCATCCACTGGCATTGATTGGAAAAACCCGAAACCGCTCAAACAGACATTTGATATCAGCGTGGCCAAGCTAGCGGGCCTTTGGGGAACCTGGGCGATTATTGCCCTCGTTTACTGTGTAGGTCGCTGGTATTGGACCGGTCAATATCAGTTCTCGATGGACATGATGGAGGCTGCTGCGCCGTTCCTATTGGGCCTGTCCATTCCCTATGTGATGTGGATGGACCGGCGGTTTGTTGAACCACGTGACGGTGCCTGGCATTTCGGGCAATTTCTGATGGGCGCAGGCAGCAAAGAGCGCGGCGGTGAATATGATCGCGAACAGATTTATCACCACCTGCGTGCTTGGGCTGTAAAAGGCTTTTTTCTTGCGTTCATGATTTCGATCGTACCGGGCGGATTTGGCGATATTGTGCGCCTCGACCTAGCGCAGGTCATGGGTAATCCCGTGGCCATCGCCCATTGGCTGATTATCGCGATGTTTGTGGTCGACGTGCAGTTCGCCACGGTGGGCTATCTGCTAACGATGAAGCCGCTGGATGCACATATCCGCACGGCTAATCCTTATCTTGCGGGCTGGGTTGCCGCGTTGATTTGCTACCCACCATTTATTCTGATGGACGGTCCGCTCAACTATCATGTCAACACCGCGGATTGGGCCTTTTGGCTGGAAGGGCATGATATTCTGCTGGCGATATGGGGTGGGATATTGGTTATCCTGACCGCGATATATGCCTGGGCGACGGTGGCTTTCGGTCTGCGTTTTTCCAACCTTACCCATCGCGGTATCCTGACCAACGGACCTTATCGGTTTACCAAACATCCGGCCTATGTCGCTAAAAACCTCTATTGGTGGCTGGCGACCATGCCGTTTCTCGTCACCTCAAGCAGCTTTACCGATATGGTGCGTAATACCGTCATTATCGCGGCGGTTAGTGGTGTTTATTATTGGCGAGCGAAAACGGAAGAAAAACACCTGCTGAATGATCCCGCTTATAAAGAATATGCCGAATGGATGGACCGCAATGCACCTATCCCGCGCGCGATTAACTGGTTAAAAGTGAAGATCGGCTGGTGGCCGCCGGCGGAGAAGCCAGACCAGGAAATCCAACCAGCCGAATAA